The following proteins are co-located in the Gordonia polyisoprenivorans genome:
- a CDS encoding acyl-CoA dehydrogenase family protein → MPITSDLWDSDERRALRETVRGFVDRHVLPAQDEWEKTGEIPREIHREAAKLGLFGLGIPEEVGGSGGDLVDASILGEELHYAGAAGGVFASLFTHGIALPHLIAAGDPAQIDRWVRPTLAGEMIGSLAITEPGGGSDVGHLTTRAERDGDHYVVNGAKTYITSAVRADFVVTAVRTGGPGASGVSLLVIDKGTPGFTVTRKLDKMGWRCSDTAELSFVDVRVPVENLVGPENSGFAQIAAAFVTERSSLAVQAYASAQRCLDLTLDWARQRETFGKPIIARQSVQDTLTEMARRIDVARTYTRAVVERKIASGDDLIAEVCFAKNTAVETGQWVADKAVQLFGGLGYMTGTEVERQYRDMRIIGIGGGTTEILTGLAAKRLGYQQ, encoded by the coding sequence ATGCCGATCACCAGTGACCTCTGGGACAGCGATGAACGACGCGCGTTACGGGAGACCGTGCGTGGCTTCGTGGACCGTCATGTCCTTCCCGCCCAGGACGAGTGGGAGAAGACGGGCGAGATCCCGCGCGAGATCCACCGGGAGGCGGCCAAACTCGGCCTGTTCGGGCTGGGCATACCCGAGGAGGTCGGTGGCAGTGGCGGCGATCTCGTCGACGCCTCGATCCTCGGCGAGGAACTGCATTACGCGGGTGCCGCAGGTGGTGTGTTCGCGTCGCTGTTCACCCACGGCATCGCCCTGCCGCACCTGATCGCGGCCGGAGACCCCGCCCAAATCGACCGATGGGTTCGCCCCACCCTGGCCGGTGAGATGATCGGCAGTCTCGCGATCACCGAACCCGGCGGCGGCAGCGACGTCGGGCACTTGACCACCCGCGCCGAGCGCGACGGTGATCACTATGTGGTCAACGGCGCCAAGACCTACATCACCTCCGCGGTGCGCGCCGACTTCGTGGTCACCGCCGTCCGTACCGGCGGCCCCGGCGCCTCCGGCGTGTCGCTGCTGGTGATCGACAAGGGCACACCGGGATTCACCGTCACCCGCAAACTCGACAAGATGGGCTGGCGCTGCTCGGACACCGCCGAACTGTCCTTCGTCGACGTACGGGTGCCGGTGGAGAACCTGGTCGGACCCGAGAACTCGGGATTCGCCCAGATCGCCGCGGCCTTCGTCACCGAACGGTCGTCGCTGGCGGTCCAGGCCTACGCCAGTGCGCAACGCTGCCTGGATCTCACCCTGGACTGGGCGCGGCAGCGCGAGACCTTCGGCAAACCGATCATCGCGCGACAGTCGGTGCAGGACACGCTGACCGAGATGGCCCGGCGGATCGACGTGGCCCGCACCTACACCCGGGCCGTCGTCGAACGCAAGATCGCCTCCGGCGACGACCTCATCGCCGAGGTGTGCTTCGCCAAGAACACCGCCGTGGAGACCGGACAGTGGGTGGCCGACAAGGCGGTTCAGCTCTTCGGTGGGCTCGGTTACATGACCGGCACCGAGGTGGAGCGGCAGTATCGCGACATGCGAATCATCGGGATCGGCGGTGGCACCACCGAGATCCTGACCGGCCTGGCGGCCAAACGACTGGGTTACCAGCAGTGA
- a CDS encoding acetyl/propionyl/methylcrotonyl-CoA carboxylase subunit alpha translates to MTAKQDTAEQNRTVEPAMTGTISRVLVANRGEIACRVFTTCRAMGIGTVAVYSDPDAGSPHVRAADVAVRLPGSTSAQTYLQGEKIIAAARAAGADAVHPGYGFLSENADFAQAVLDAGLIWIGPPPAAISAMGSKVNAKKLMADAGVPVLGDIDPAAVADSDLPLLIKASAGGGGRGMRIVRDLADLTEQVDGARREAQSAFGDPTVFCEPYVERGHHIEVQVLADSHGAVWAVGERECSIQRRHQKVVEEAPAPLVERVGEAMREKLYAAARTAVEAIGYTGAGTVEFLADESGRFYFLETNTRLQVEHPVTELTTGTDLVEWQLRIAMGDHLDVEAPRARGAAIEVRLYAEDPAAGWQPQSGRVHAFGIDAATTFGPLSRPGVRVDSSIAGGSEISTFYDPMLAKVIAWAPNRGRAAAMLAGALADATIHGPITNRDLLVNILRDATFLSGLTDTGYLDTVGLDALAASSAGDDEVAMAGIAAALADAAANRAAARVQASLPSGWRNMASGYQTKTYLRADDTEVRVRYRNGRNGIELPDAPEFSVLAATPEAVVLTDRTGLRRELRVSRYRGGTDRTGADSDEVFVDGPGWSVHLRRAPRFIDPTAVQRPGSLLAPMPGAVIRVAVAEGDRVTAGQPLIWLEAMKMEHTISAPADGVVTTLAVEPGRQLAVGDVLAVIGEETGPENTGPENTSTDNTITPIESTEGNTP, encoded by the coding sequence ATGACCGCAAAACAGGACACCGCAGAACAGAACAGGACCGTGGAGCCCGCCATGACCGGCACCATCTCGCGCGTACTTGTCGCCAACCGCGGCGAGATCGCCTGCCGCGTGTTCACCACCTGCCGGGCGATGGGCATCGGCACCGTCGCGGTGTACTCCGACCCCGACGCCGGCTCACCGCATGTCCGCGCCGCCGACGTGGCGGTCCGGTTGCCCGGATCGACCTCGGCCCAGACGTATCTGCAGGGCGAGAAGATCATCGCCGCCGCCCGCGCCGCGGGCGCCGACGCTGTTCATCCGGGTTACGGATTCCTTTCGGAGAACGCCGACTTCGCCCAAGCGGTGCTCGACGCGGGCCTGATCTGGATCGGACCGCCGCCCGCGGCGATCTCGGCGATGGGCTCCAAGGTCAACGCCAAGAAACTGATGGCCGATGCCGGTGTGCCGGTCCTCGGGGACATCGATCCGGCCGCGGTCGCCGACTCCGACCTGCCGCTGCTGATCAAGGCGTCCGCCGGTGGCGGTGGCCGCGGCATGCGAATCGTCCGCGATCTCGCCGACCTCACCGAGCAGGTCGACGGGGCCCGGCGCGAAGCGCAGTCGGCGTTCGGCGATCCGACGGTGTTCTGCGAACCGTATGTCGAACGCGGACACCACATCGAGGTGCAGGTGCTCGCCGATTCCCATGGTGCGGTGTGGGCGGTCGGGGAGCGGGAGTGCTCGATCCAGCGCCGCCATCAGAAGGTGGTGGAGGAGGCACCGGCGCCGCTCGTCGAGCGGGTGGGCGAGGCGATGCGTGAGAAGCTCTACGCCGCAGCACGAACCGCGGTCGAGGCGATCGGCTACACCGGCGCCGGAACCGTCGAGTTCCTCGCCGACGAGTCCGGCCGTTTCTACTTCCTGGAGACCAACACCCGCCTGCAGGTGGAGCATCCGGTGACCGAACTGACCACGGGCACCGATCTCGTCGAGTGGCAGTTGCGGATCGCGATGGGCGACCACCTCGACGTCGAGGCGCCACGCGCTCGCGGCGCGGCGATCGAGGTGCGTCTCTACGCCGAGGACCCTGCGGCCGGATGGCAGCCCCAGTCGGGGCGGGTGCACGCGTTCGGTATCGACGCCGCAACGACTTTCGGTCCGCTGTCGCGACCGGGGGTGCGGGTGGACTCGTCGATTGCCGGCGGCTCGGAGATCTCCACCTTCTACGACCCGATGCTGGCGAAGGTCATCGCGTGGGCGCCCAACCGGGGGCGGGCGGCGGCGATGCTGGCCGGTGCACTGGCCGACGCCACGATCCACGGTCCGATCACCAACCGCGATCTGCTGGTGAACATCCTGCGCGATGCCACCTTCCTGTCCGGACTCACCGACACCGGCTATCTGGACACCGTCGGACTCGACGCACTGGCGGCGTCGTCGGCCGGCGACGACGAGGTGGCCATGGCCGGCATCGCGGCCGCACTGGCCGATGCCGCGGCCAACCGCGCTGCCGCCCGGGTGCAGGCGAGCCTGCCCTCAGGGTGGCGCAACATGGCCTCGGGGTATCAGACCAAGACCTATCTGCGCGCCGACGACACCGAGGTCCGGGTCCGGTACCGCAACGGTCGCAACGGTATCGAGCTGCCGGATGCGCCGGAGTTCTCGGTGCTCGCGGCCACGCCCGAGGCCGTCGTGCTCACCGACCGCACCGGCCTGCGGCGTGAACTGCGCGTGTCCCGGTACCGCGGCGGGACCGATCGGACCGGAGCAGATTCCGACGAGGTCTTCGTCGACGGCCCCGGGTGGTCGGTGCATCTGCGCCGTGCGCCACGATTCATCGATCCCACCGCCGTGCAACGCCCGGGATCGCTGCTGGCGCCGATGCCGGGTGCGGTGATCAGAGTGGCTGTCGCCGAGGGTGATCGGGTGACCGCCGGACAGCCGTTGATCTGGCTGGAGGCGATGAAGATGGAACACACCATCTCCGCGCCCGCCGACGGCGTCGTCACCACGCTGGCCGTCGAACCCGGCCGTCAGCTCGCGGTCGGCGACGTGCTCGCCGTCATCGGCGAGGAGACGGGCCCAGAAAACACCGGCCCAGAGAACACCAGTACCGACAACACCATCACACCGATCGAATCCACCGAGGGGAACACGCCATGA
- a CDS encoding acyl-CoA dehydrogenase family protein: MSFIESPERAELRAAVAGLAGKYGQEYFRECAREGRKTDELWREAGKLGFIGVNLPEEYGGGGAGMYELSIVMEEIAAAGTGLLMLVVSPAICGNVIARFGTDEQKQRWLPGLADGSITMAFGITEPDAGSNSHHITTTARRDGSDWILNGRKIYISGVDQAQAVLIVGRTTDAKTGNLKPSLFIVPTDTPNFEYKQIDMELQNPEKQFLLYLDDVRLPSDALVGSEDAALSQLFAGLNPERIMGAASAIGMGRFALGKAVEYVTDRTVWKTPIGAHQAIAHPLAQGKIELEMAKLMMQKAATLYDSGDDWGAAEPANMAKYAAAEACVKIVDHAVHSLGGNGLTTEYGLAPMLSLARIARIAPVSREMILNFVSQTSLGLPKSY, from the coding sequence ATGAGTTTCATCGAAAGCCCCGAGCGGGCCGAACTGCGCGCAGCGGTCGCCGGTCTGGCCGGCAAGTACGGCCAGGAGTACTTCCGGGAGTGCGCTCGCGAGGGACGCAAGACCGACGAGTTGTGGCGTGAGGCAGGCAAACTCGGTTTCATCGGGGTCAACCTGCCCGAGGAGTACGGCGGCGGCGGTGCCGGCATGTACGAGCTGTCGATCGTGATGGAGGAGATCGCCGCCGCGGGCACCGGTCTGCTGATGCTCGTCGTGTCACCGGCCATCTGCGGCAACGTCATCGCCCGCTTCGGCACCGACGAACAGAAGCAGCGGTGGCTGCCGGGCCTGGCGGACGGCTCGATCACGATGGCATTCGGTATCACCGAACCCGACGCCGGATCCAACTCGCACCACATCACCACCACCGCACGCCGTGACGGCTCCGACTGGATCCTCAACGGTCGCAAGATCTACATCTCCGGGGTCGACCAGGCACAGGCGGTCCTCATCGTCGGACGCACCACCGACGCCAAGACCGGCAACCTCAAGCCGTCGCTGTTCATCGTGCCGACCGACACACCCAACTTCGAGTACAAGCAGATCGACATGGAACTGCAGAACCCGGAGAAGCAGTTCCTGCTCTACCTCGACGACGTCCGGCTGCCCTCGGATGCACTCGTCGGCTCCGAGGACGCCGCCCTGAGTCAGTTGTTCGCCGGGCTGAACCCGGAGCGGATCATGGGTGCGGCGTCGGCGATCGGGATGGGACGTTTCGCGCTGGGCAAGGCGGTCGAGTACGTCACCGATCGCACCGTGTGGAAAACCCCCATCGGCGCGCACCAGGCGATCGCACATCCGTTGGCGCAGGGCAAGATCGAGCTGGAGATGGCCAAACTGATGATGCAGAAGGCCGCCACGCTCTACGACTCGGGGGATGACTGGGGTGCGGCCGAACCGGCGAATATGGCGAAGTACGCAGCGGCGGAGGCGTGTGTGAAGATCGTCGATCACGCGGTGCACTCGCTCGGCGGGAACGGGTTGACCACCGAATACGGTCTCGCGCCGATGCTGTCGCTGGCCCGGATCGCCCGGATCGCCCCTGTCAGTCGTGAGATGATCCTCAATTTCGTGTCCCAGACCAGCCTGGGTCTGCCCAAGTCGTACTGA
- a CDS encoding enoyl-CoA hydratase family protein, which yields MTEQQTEVVHRVIEDGIATLTLDSPANRNALGTALVAQLLDGLVHAGGDPGVRAVVLTHTGNTFCAGADLGEALARGTSVEEASAAGTEAMLGVLRTILELRKPVIARIDGHVRAGGLGLIGACDMVFAGPACSFALTEARLGLAPSVISVVLLPKMTARSSGRYYLTGETFDAAVAERIGLITQAHNGVDDLDATLGAVLRGIGKASPQGLAASKELTTAPILAAFDRDAQRRAAESAALFGSDEAREGMTAFLSKRRPAWDLTAGLAP from the coding sequence GTGACCGAGCAGCAGACCGAAGTCGTCCACCGCGTGATCGAGGACGGCATCGCCACCCTCACCCTGGACTCGCCGGCGAACCGTAACGCCCTGGGCACCGCCCTCGTCGCCCAGCTCCTCGACGGGCTCGTCCACGCCGGGGGCGACCCCGGCGTACGCGCGGTGGTGCTCACCCACACCGGCAACACGTTCTGTGCCGGAGCCGATCTCGGCGAGGCGCTGGCTCGCGGTACGAGTGTGGAAGAGGCGTCGGCGGCCGGGACCGAGGCGATGCTCGGGGTACTCCGGACGATCCTGGAACTGCGTAAACCGGTCATCGCCCGCATCGACGGGCACGTGCGGGCCGGCGGGCTCGGGCTGATCGGCGCCTGTGACATGGTGTTCGCCGGTCCCGCATGCAGTTTCGCGCTCACCGAAGCGCGGCTGGGTTTGGCGCCGTCGGTGATCTCGGTGGTGCTGCTGCCGAAGATGACCGCACGGTCCTCGGGCCGCTACTACCTCACCGGTGAGACGTTCGACGCCGCCGTCGCCGAACGCATCGGACTGATCACGCAGGCGCACAACGGTGTCGACGACCTCGACGCCACGCTCGGCGCCGTGCTGAGAGGTATCGGCAAGGCCTCGCCGCAAGGACTGGCCGCGTCGAAGGAACTCACCACGGCGCCGATACTGGCGGCCTTCGATCGCGACGCACAGCGACGGGCGGCCGAATCGGCGGCGTTGTTCGGCAGTGACGAGGCGCGCGAGGGAATGACGGCGTTCCTGTCGAAACGGCGTCCCGCATGGGATCTCACCGCGGGCCTGGCACCGTGA
- a CDS encoding TetR/AcrR family transcriptional regulator codes for MTSGARAAGPREPQQERSRLTRERLLDATIDALARDGWSAATVAAVAERAGVSRGAAQHHFPTREALITAALEEIFEDMTESASAAKAELPEGDARVAAAIDRAVELYTGTVFKAALQVWAAAASDPALRRLILPMEDKFAHAAHRMTTSMLDPTGTDPRVHRIAQVTLDLARGLGLADTLSDDSARRAQVVAAWTEMVSATLRTPA; via the coding sequence GTGACCTCGGGGGCACGTGCGGCCGGTCCGCGCGAACCGCAACAGGAGCGCTCGAGGCTGACCCGGGAACGGCTCCTCGACGCGACCATCGACGCGCTGGCACGCGACGGGTGGTCGGCGGCAACGGTGGCAGCGGTGGCCGAGCGCGCCGGGGTGTCCCGGGGCGCGGCGCAACACCACTTCCCGACGCGGGAGGCATTGATCACCGCCGCGCTCGAGGAGATCTTCGAGGACATGACCGAATCGGCGTCGGCGGCCAAAGCCGAACTGCCGGAGGGAGACGCGCGGGTGGCCGCCGCGATCGACCGTGCCGTCGAACTGTATACCGGCACGGTGTTCAAGGCGGCCCTGCAGGTGTGGGCCGCTGCCGCGTCCGACCCGGCACTGCGTCGACTGATCCTGCCGATGGAGGACAAGTTCGCCCACGCGGCGCACCGCATGACCACCTCGATGCTCGATCCCACCGGCACCGATCCGCGGGTGCACCGGATCGCGCAGGTCACCCTCGACCTCGCCCGCGGTCTCGGTCTGGCCGACACCCTCTCCGACGACTCCGCACGACGCGCGCAGGTCGTGGCCGCATGGACCGAGATGGTGTCGGCGACCCTGCGAACCCCCGCCTGA
- a CDS encoding acyclic terpene utilization AtuA family protein, which yields MTPNPVRIGNASGFYGDRFSAMREMLEGGELDYLTGDYLAELTMLILGRDRLKDPNTGYAKTFLRQMEQCLGLAVDKGVRIVSNAGGLNPHGLAVALRELAEKVGVNVGVAFVDGDDLVDRAAELNLGTPLTANAYLGAFGIKTALDAGADIVVTGRVTDASLTVGPAASAFDWGYDDLDALAGAVVAGHVIECGAQATGGNYAFFTELGLADSPRAGHLGFPIAEIAADGSSVITKHAGTGGAVTVGTVTAQLLYEVGGPRYLGPDVTTRLDTITLAQQGQDRVAITGVRGEAPPTTTKVSLNHLAGVRNEITMILTGLDIEAKAELFKSQFLAALPTEPEQITWELSRLDRDDATTEEQASALLRCVARDPDAATVGRGFSSGAVELALASYPGFSMTAPPGHGSPYGVFEPGYVDAAVIEHRVALPDGVVERIEPSPLRTAVEGDEPVNRAPGGAAADPEPTGMMPLGTLAGARSGDKGGSANIGVWVRDPDHFEWLDATLDTDLLTTLLPEVAGLTVRRYRLPNLLAVNFVIEGVLGRGVADNVRFDPQAKGMGEWLRSRPVPIPLRFLENSTSPTTTAQD from the coding sequence ATGACTCCCAATCCAGTCCGTATCGGTAATGCGTCGGGTTTCTACGGCGATCGCTTCTCGGCGATGCGGGAGATGCTCGAGGGCGGTGAACTCGACTACCTCACCGGCGATTACCTCGCCGAGCTCACCATGCTCATCCTCGGCCGCGATCGTCTCAAAGACCCGAACACCGGCTACGCCAAGACATTTCTGCGTCAGATGGAGCAGTGTCTCGGCCTCGCCGTCGACAAGGGCGTGCGCATCGTGTCCAACGCGGGTGGTCTCAATCCGCACGGACTCGCCGTCGCCCTGCGGGAACTCGCCGAGAAGGTGGGCGTGAACGTCGGCGTGGCCTTCGTCGACGGCGACGACCTGGTCGACCGCGCCGCCGAGCTGAACTTGGGAACACCGTTGACCGCCAACGCCTATCTCGGCGCCTTCGGCATCAAGACCGCACTCGACGCCGGCGCCGACATCGTCGTGACCGGCCGGGTCACCGACGCCTCGCTCACCGTCGGCCCGGCCGCGAGCGCCTTCGACTGGGGATACGACGACCTCGACGCACTCGCCGGCGCGGTCGTGGCCGGACATGTCATCGAATGCGGCGCCCAGGCCACCGGCGGCAACTACGCGTTCTTCACCGAACTCGGCCTCGCCGACTCGCCGCGTGCCGGGCATCTGGGCTTCCCGATCGCCGAGATCGCCGCCGACGGTTCCTCGGTCATCACCAAACATGCCGGGACCGGAGGTGCGGTGACCGTGGGAACGGTGACCGCGCAACTGCTGTACGAGGTCGGCGGACCGCGCTACCTCGGCCCGGACGTCACCACCCGGCTCGACACCATCACCCTCGCCCAGCAAGGCCAGGACCGCGTGGCGATCACCGGGGTCCGTGGTGAGGCGCCACCGACGACCACCAAGGTCTCGCTCAATCATCTTGCGGGCGTGCGCAACGAGATCACCATGATCCTCACCGGCCTCGACATCGAGGCCAAGGCGGAGCTGTTCAAAAGTCAATTCCTCGCGGCGCTGCCCACCGAGCCCGAACAGATCACCTGGGAGCTCTCGCGACTCGACCGCGACGATGCCACCACCGAGGAGCAGGCCTCGGCACTGCTGCGCTGTGTCGCCCGCGACCCCGACGCTGCCACGGTGGGCCGGGGATTCTCCTCGGGTGCTGTCGAACTGGCGTTGGCCAGCTACCCCGGATTCAGCATGACCGCACCGCCCGGGCACGGTTCTCCGTACGGGGTGTTCGAACCCGGTTATGTCGACGCTGCGGTCATCGAGCATCGGGTTGCGTTGCCCGACGGCGTGGTCGAGCGCATCGAACCCAGCCCGCTGCGCACGGCTGTCGAGGGCGACGAGCCGGTCAACCGCGCGCCCGGCGGCGCCGCAGCCGATCCCGAGCCCACCGGGATGATGCCGCTGGGTACCCTGGCCGGAGCGCGCAGCGGCGACAAGGGCGGCAGCGCGAACATCGGTGTGTGGGTGCGTGATCCGGACCATTTCGAGTGGCTTGACGCCACACTCGACACCGACCTGCTGACCACACTGCTGCCCGAGGTTGCCGGCCTCACGGTGCGCCGTTATCGGCTACCCAACCTACTCGCGGTCAACTTCGTCATCGAGGGAGTGCTCGGACGTGGGGTCGCCGACAACGTGCGCTTTGATCCGCAGGCCAAGGGGATGGGTGAGTGGCTGCGCTCGCGGCCGGTGCCGATTCCGTTGAGGTTCCTCGAGAATTCCACCAGCCCGACAACAACCGCTCAGGACTGA
- a CDS encoding NDMA-dependent alcohol dehydrogenase — translation MTITTKAAVLTGPGKPFELVELDLDEPREGEVLIKYTAAGLCHSDLHLTDGDLPPRYPIVGGHEGSGIIEAVGPGVTKVKVGDHVVCSFIPNCGTCRYCSTGRQNLCDMGATILEGSMPDGSFRFHSGKDDFGAMCMLGTFSERATISQHSVVKVDDWLPLEKAVLVGCGVPSGWGTSVYAGGVRAGDTVVIYGIGGLGINAVQGAVSAGAKYVVVVDPVALKRDTAIKFGATHAFADAEEAAAKVNELTWGQGADQALILVGTVDEQVVSSATAVIGKGGTVVITGLADPTKLTVHVSGTDLTLNQKTIKGTLFGSANPQYDIVKLLRLYDAGQLKLDELITTTYTLDQVNEGYQDLRDGKNIRGVIIHDS, via the coding sequence TCGATGAGCCCCGCGAGGGTGAGGTACTCATCAAGTACACCGCCGCGGGACTGTGCCATTCCGACCTGCACCTGACCGATGGCGACCTACCGCCGCGCTATCCGATCGTGGGCGGTCACGAGGGTTCGGGCATCATCGAGGCGGTCGGCCCCGGTGTCACCAAGGTCAAGGTCGGCGACCACGTGGTCTGCAGCTTCATCCCGAACTGCGGCACCTGCCGCTACTGTTCGACCGGCCGGCAGAACCTCTGCGACATGGGCGCCACCATCCTGGAGGGCTCCATGCCCGACGGATCGTTCCGATTCCATTCCGGCAAGGATGATTTCGGTGCGATGTGCATGCTCGGCACCTTCTCCGAGCGGGCCACCATCAGCCAGCACTCGGTGGTCAAGGTCGACGACTGGCTGCCGTTGGAGAAGGCGGTCCTCGTCGGCTGCGGCGTCCCGTCGGGCTGGGGCACCTCGGTCTACGCGGGCGGGGTACGCGCCGGCGACACCGTCGTCATCTACGGCATCGGCGGCCTGGGCATCAACGCCGTGCAGGGTGCGGTCTCGGCCGGCGCCAAGTATGTCGTCGTCGTCGATCCGGTTGCGCTGAAGCGGGATACGGCCATCAAGTTCGGGGCGACGCATGCCTTCGCCGACGCCGAGGAGGCCGCGGCCAAGGTCAATGAGCTGACCTGGGGCCAGGGCGCCGATCAGGCTCTGATCCTCGTCGGCACCGTCGACGAACAGGTCGTCTCGAGTGCGACCGCGGTCATCGGCAAGGGCGGCACGGTGGTCATCACCGGACTGGCCGACCCCACCAAGCTGACCGTGCACGTCTCCGGCACCGACCTGACGCTGAATCAGAAGACCATCAAGGGAACTCTGTTCGGCTCGGCCAACCCGCAGTACGACATCGTCAAACTGCTGCGCCTCTACGACGCCGGTCAGCTCAAACTCGACGAACTGATCACCACCACCTACACGCTTGATCAGGTCAACGAGGGCTACCAGGATCTTCGCGACGGCAAGAACATTCGCGGAGTGATCATCCACGACAGCTGA
- a CDS encoding acyl-CoA carboxylase subunit beta yields MTAIRSTLDTASEAYQTNREGLLGKLDDLQAELDKALAGGGEKNIARHRKRGKMIPRERIEMLIDEDSAFLELCPLAAYGSDFTVGASVVTGIGVVEGVECVIVANDPTVKGGTSNPWTLRKILRTNDIALANRLPVISLVESGGADLPTQKEVFVPGGRMFRDLTRLSAAGIPTVAIVFGNSTAGGAYVPGMSDHVVMIENASKVFLGGPPLVKMATGEDSDDESLGGAQLHARQSGLADYYAADEQDALRIGRRIVARLNWRKSGPRPVAEVSEPRYDADELLGIVPGDLKIPFDPREVIARIVDDSDFDEFKPEYGNSLCTGWARIHGYPVGILANAQGVLFSQESQKAAQFIQLANRSDTPLLFLHNTTGYMVGKEYERGGIIKHGSMMINAVSNSTVPHLSVLMGASYGAGHYGMCGRAFDPRFLFAWPSAKSAVMGAAQLAGVISIVSRAATEARGGVVDEAADAAMRQMIEAQIETESVPAFLSGMLYDDGVIDPRDTRTILGLSLSAIHSAPVEGTSNFGVFRM; encoded by the coding sequence ATGACGGCGATCCGTTCCACGCTCGACACGGCGAGCGAGGCATATCAGACCAACCGGGAGGGCCTGCTCGGCAAGCTCGACGACCTGCAGGCCGAGCTCGACAAGGCGCTCGCCGGCGGCGGTGAGAAGAACATCGCACGACACCGCAAGCGCGGCAAGATGATCCCTCGGGAACGTATCGAGATGCTCATCGACGAGGATTCGGCGTTCCTCGAACTGTGTCCGCTCGCGGCGTACGGCTCGGACTTCACCGTCGGCGCCTCGGTGGTGACCGGCATCGGGGTCGTCGAGGGTGTCGAATGCGTGATCGTGGCCAACGACCCGACCGTCAAGGGCGGCACGTCCAACCCGTGGACGCTGCGTAAGATCCTGCGCACCAACGACATCGCCCTGGCCAACCGGTTGCCGGTGATCTCGCTGGTGGAGTCCGGCGGTGCGGATCTGCCGACCCAGAAAGAGGTCTTCGTCCCGGGCGGGCGGATGTTCCGCGACCTGACCAGGCTCTCGGCGGCCGGAATCCCCACGGTGGCCATCGTCTTCGGCAACTCCACGGCCGGTGGAGCCTACGTGCCGGGGATGAGTGACCACGTCGTGATGATCGAGAACGCGTCGAAGGTGTTCCTCGGCGGGCCGCCGCTGGTGAAGATGGCCACCGGTGAGGACAGTGACGACGAGTCCCTCGGCGGCGCACAGTTGCACGCACGGCAGTCGGGGCTGGCCGACTACTATGCCGCCGACGAGCAGGACGCGCTGCGGATCGGACGACGCATCGTCGCCCGCCTGAACTGGCGCAAATCCGGTCCGCGGCCAGTCGCCGAGGTCAGCGAACCACGGTATGACGCCGACGAATTGCTCGGCATCGTGCCGGGCGACCTGAAGATCCCGTTCGACCCGCGCGAGGTGATCGCGCGCATTGTCGACGACAGCGACTTCGACGAGTTCAAACCCGAATACGGCAACTCGCTGTGCACCGGGTGGGCGCGCATCCATGGCTATCCGGTCGGCATCCTGGCCAACGCGCAGGGAGTGCTGTTCAGCCAGGAATCACAGAAGGCGGCCCAGTTCATCCAGCTCGCCAACCGCTCGGACACACCACTTCTGTTCCTGCACAACACCACCGGCTACATGGTCGGCAAGGAGTACGAACGTGGCGGCATCATCAAGCACGGGTCGATGATGATCAACGCGGTCTCGAACTCCACGGTGCCGCACCTGTCGGTGCTGATGGGCGCCAGTTATGGTGCCGGGCACTACGGTATGTGCGGGCGCGCCTTCGATCCCCGTTTCCTGTTCGCCTGGCCCAGTGCGAAATCCGCGGTCATGGGCGCCGCGCAACTGGCCGGTGTCATCTCCATCGTGTCCCGCGCGGCGACCGAGGCGCGCGGCGGTGTGGTCGACGAGGCCGCCGATGCGGCGATGCGGCAGATGATCGAGGCGCAGATCGAGACGGAGTCGGTGCCGGCGTTCCTGTCCGGAATGCTCTACGACGACGGGGTGATCGACCCGCGTGACACCCGTACGATTCTCGGGCTGAGCCTCTCGGCGATCCACAGTGCACCCGTCGAGGGGACGTCGAACTTCGGCGTCTTCCGGATGTGA